GATCTATCTTACTTGCTATAAAGCTACTATTTGATTTATCGCCCTTTAATGTCGCTGTATAGCGCTTACTCTCCTGCTCCTGATTCGCCCTCCAAATTTTCAATTGCACATCTTCTGCATCGGATAAGGGCTGATTATTTTGTGTCAGTCTCACTTGCAACGATCTCATTTGGTTGGATTGAATGTTTTCAGGAATGGCAACGTCCACATTGATATCTGTTGGTTTTAGTGTGTTTTCCGTTTGAGTAATGGTAGCGGAACAAGCAGATAATAAAATGAAAGCACTGATAACGATGCAGGTGATAATCATGTTGCGCACACGTAATTCTCTCCTTTCTCAAAGCTGATATCTATTAGGGATGCAGGTCCTTTGCTCCTGCTTTAACTCGAAGAATTACAAAACGATCGAACAAGAAAACTACAATCAGTGAAATTCCTACCAGAGGCATACAAAGACCCATAATCACCATCAAGAAAAATATCATTTTTGTGATTTTTGCTTGTTTAGGTTTTGAGGGTGCGCCCCATTTCCCTTCAGGCTTACGCTTCCACCACATGATAAAGGAACTAACCACAATTCCGATCAATCCCAAACATGCAACTAGGCCAATTAATTGGTTTGCCCAACCAAATAATCGTCCTTCATGTAGTGCAATACCTAACGTAATTCCTTTCGCTAATAAACCATAGTCACTATAACGAACCTCACTTAAGACCATGCCCGTATATTGATCAATATGCAAGGTTGCTTCCTGCCCTGGTTTTGTATGTGCTGTTGTTAGTGTGTATACACCCTTTTCATTCTGAGGCAATGAAATGGTATAAGGTTTCGTGATATTCTGTTGCTTGGCCACCCACATCACATCCTCTAGTGACAACGGTACATATTGATTATGCAACGATTGCGGTACTGGCAAATTTTCTGCTGCCCAAGGTACGTCTTTTACTACGTCCTTTGTTTTCACTATAGACTCAGGCTTCTCTCCAAAGCTGAATGAATAAGAAGGGTAACCAGTCTTAGTAGAAGTCGCAAGCTGATTAATCCCCTCTCCCATCACACCAGACCATGGAAGTCCTGTGAGGATGAGCATCAGAATCAAAATCGATAACCAAAAAGCTGGAACGGCATGCAAATCACGCCAAAACAGCTTACCTTTCTTATGAAGGCGCGGCAGAATAGTTCCCCATATCGATGCTTTATTTCTTGGCCACCACAGATATAACCCCGTTACCAATAAGATAACAGCCCAGCAGGCAGCCAATTCCACTAACCGATTGGCAATCGTTCCACCTATAATGAGCTCACTATGCAATTTTTTGATGATTTCCGTAAACTTCTCATCGACTTGAAGCGTCCCATTACTTACTCCTCGATAGGGATCCATAAAAATACTGGTCATCTGATTATTTCCCATTGTCATTACTTCTGTAGTCCTTGAAGGATCATCATAAAATGTTAAGGCCGTGATGGTTTGATTGGGATACTGCTCTTTGATAATCTCCATCTGCTTGAAAACAGGTAATGCTTGTTGCCCCACTTCTTGTACCTGATAAAGATGTTGATATAAATATGCTTCAATTTGTGGTTTAAATAAATAAACGGCCCCACTAAAAGCTAAAACAATTAAAAATGGAGAAAAAAGAAGTCCCGCATAAAAATGCCATCTCCACACCATTTGATAAAGGAGAGCAGATTTATGCTTTTTTGTGATAAGAGATTCATGCGATGCTGATTTTTCTAACGTACTATGGTTCATTTTCGTTGCTCCTTTAGGTTTCCTTGTGACAACAAGCACTTCCAGTCATTTCAGTCTGAATCGCTACGATGGCACCTTCAAAATCATAAATCGCTCCGCCAAATCCTTTCTGAAACTGCTGTGCCTGATGAACGGATTCAAAAGGAAGAGCCTGTGGTTGGCAACAATGAAGATTGATGTCTGTATGTAACAGAAAACAAGCCATTTGGGCGCTTATGGTGGTGTCTGTTAAAAAGTCACGGCAAATGATTTGTAACACATCTTCTCTACAATCCTGATAGCGAAGCAAAGCACAATGTGCACAGCACGTCTGCTCTACCAGTTGGTTGGACTTGATTAATTGCACTGATAATCTACTATGGGATACTTTATGGCAATAAGAACAACAGGTAGAAAGCATCTGCTGCCGTGGAACCAATCTAATTCCATTGGAAGTCTTACTTACTTTCTGTTGATCTAGCAACGGCTTAATATCACGATAGATGGTCATTTCTGAAACTTCCAATCGTTTGCTAATTTCTGAAATCCGCAAATATGCCTCCTGCTCTAACCACAACAAAATTTGTTGTCTTCTCTCAATAGGTAACATGATATCCCACCATTCAATAGTAATAGGGATTGCTTTCATATCCTATTTGATTTGAACGATGTATACAAGCAACATTTGATATAAAATGTGAAAAAATGTTGAAAATCATCACTAATTGTTCTAAACTCTGTAGAGTGTTGGGGCCCATCAGAAGAGCGTAAAAGCTACAACAATAGAATCTATTTCCCAGTCTTCTATCCGTCTGAATCAGAAATATGGCTGTAAAAATTACATAAGTAAAAGCGCCTGACCTCCTATAAAAAGGATTTCAGGCGCTCAATTTTTCATTCACTTCAAGGTTCCTATAGTTGTATCTTTGAAAAAACAGTAAGCCTGTTTGTTTTGAAATGCCCAGCCCTTTTCAGGCCGCTACTCATATAACGTTGCTCATCTCAAGCTCTATTCGAACAATCTCTTCTAGTGATACGACTTTTTTACTTCTTTGATCGATTGTTGTTTCCTCCAGCCACAAGAACGGAAAACAGGATATTCCTTCTGTTATCTGTAAACGCTCTACATCTTCCTTCCAAGAATCCCATCTGAACAACTCATAAAATAGGTTAAGATTACCTTCTGCTAGCCATTGTATAAATTCTGCATAGGAGATTTCAAGATCCTCCCATTCAAGGCTATCAGGAGCAAAATAATGGATTGTACTAGCTTTGTCCAGAAACGCAAATAAGCCACCTAATACATCATCTGCTACAATGATTGCATTAGGAAGACCTAGCTTCTCGTTCCAAGTAAGGATATCCCTTTCACCCGAACCTAGAACCCGTATCCAATCATCAATCAGGATTCCACCCGTTTGATAAACGATATTACCAATGAAAGAATCCTCTGGAATATTATATTTTTCTTTGATTTTCTCTATTTTCTGTTCTTGTGCTTCTACTATATGAATTTTTCGTAATGATGCGGCGAAGCATTGTTTCCAATCGCTCAAGTGCTGATCTTTTCTTTGTTCGTCCACAATGTAACCTCCGAGATTCTCGCAATATAGTCAGATGTCATTTCACTTAGCATCTTAGCATGACGAGTAGACAATAATTGCTCAAAATATGTCTTGTTGGTCTCTAGAAATAAGAGTAGCTGCCTCTTGTTTTGGGGCAATTCTTCTACACTGATATGATCGAAACCACATAAGCATAGGACACGTAAAGATTCCCAGCGTTTGAGATCGTTCTTTCCTGGAACTCTCACTTGTAGACCCACTCTTGTCATAGGAATACTGCAATTGGGACATTTAACTACCCGATTATAGTATGTACGATAGGTCTCTATCACTTTTTTCGTTTTTTCTTGATGTCCAAGAGAAGGCAGCACGGTTTTGCCATACTGCCTTGCTAAGTCGTATGGATTTGGTTGCTTACATGCTGTTCGACATGTAAAACACACATAGTGGAGCTTATAGATTTTGGATTCCCGATTGTATCGATAAGCTTTCATTCCTTGACTATTCATACGGATTGCTCCTTACTTTCTGTATATCATAGCCGTCTTACAGAATGATTTGACGTTTAGAGTGCTGCAATTCACCCTGTGGAATTCTCTTCTCTTGATACTCATTCCATAGACCGTTTAGCCATTCATCCCTATATTCCAACACTACACTATCTAAGATCAATCCAAAATCGTCTGAGATATATGCTGCCAAATCATCAGCCGAAGTAATTTCTAGCACCTTCAAAAATATGATCTTGCGCAGCCCTTCCTCCATGGAAGCATATAAAGAAGGCAGGCTTTCCATTTTCTTGATATGAGAAATTTCAGCGTAAACCCGCATCCATTCCTCTGAGAAGGCAGGATCATCCCGCTTATCTAGTAGGGCATCAATGTTAGTTTCATCCAATTCTTCTAAAACAGAAGCCACATAAACATGAAAATAATCCAATAGTTTCTTTTGAACGGTATCGATACTGTTCATAGTTTATTCTCCTTCATTGTGTTTATCACTGATTCTTTGTTTAT
This is a stretch of genomic DNA from Brevibacillus laterosporus DSM 25. It encodes these proteins:
- a CDS encoding FixH family protein; its protein translation is MIITCIVISAFILLSACSATITQTENTLKPTDINVDVAIPENIQSNQMRSLQVRLTQNNQPLSDAEDVQLKIWRANQEQESKRYTATLKGDKSNSSFIASKIDHQGDSDGIYESNVIFQEDGIYYIQAYVKAHGVDLLPTKRVIVGSLSEEEQLGLEKERDQQGNKAQHDHSHHH
- a CDS encoding PepSY-associated TM helix domain-containing protein, yielding MNHSTLEKSASHESLITKKHKSALLYQMVWRWHFYAGLLFSPFLIVLAFSGAVYLFKPQIEAYLYQHLYQVQEVGQQALPVFKQMEIIKEQYPNQTITALTFYDDPSRTTEVMTMGNNQMTSIFMDPYRGVSNGTLQVDEKFTEIIKKLHSELIIGGTIANRLVELAACWAVILLVTGLYLWWPRNKASIWGTILPRLHKKGKLFWRDLHAVPAFWLSILILMLILTGLPWSGVMGEGINQLATSTKTGYPSYSFSFGEKPESIVKTKDVVKDVPWAAENLPVPQSLHNQYVPLSLEDVMWVAKQQNITKPYTISLPQNEKGVYTLTTAHTKPGQEATLHIDQYTGMVLSEVRYSDYGLLAKGITLGIALHEGRLFGWANQLIGLVACLGLIGIVVSSFIMWWKRKPEGKWGAPSKPKQAKITKMIFFLMVIMGLCMPLVGISLIVVFLFDRFVILRVKAGAKDLHP
- a CDS encoding DeoR family transcriptional regulator, coding for MLPIERRQQILLWLEQEAYLRISEISKRLEVSEMTIYRDIKPLLDQQKVSKTSNGIRLVPRQQMLSTCCSYCHKVSHSRLSVQLIKSNQLVEQTCCAHCALLRYQDCREDVLQIICRDFLTDTTISAQMACFLLHTDINLHCCQPQALPFESVHQAQQFQKGFGGAIYDFEGAIVAIQTEMTGSACCHKET
- a CDS encoding DUF2625 family protein; amino-acid sequence: MDEQRKDQHLSDWKQCFAASLRKIHIVEAQEQKIEKIKEKYNIPEDSFIGNIVYQTGGILIDDWIRVLGSGERDILTWNEKLGLPNAIIVADDVLGGLFAFLDKASTIHYFAPDSLEWEDLEISYAEFIQWLAEGNLNLFYELFRWDSWKEDVERLQITEGISCFPFLWLEETTIDQRSKKVVSLEEIVRIELEMSNVI